From a region of the Thiomicrorhabdus sp. genome:
- a CDS encoding glutathione S-transferase has product MNKHPILYSYRRCPYAMRARMAIYLSGIQVEQREIVFWEKPQPMLEASPKGTVPVLILPDGTAIEESRDIMLWAFKHAVDKTIYQAWLFSEGSKENQAIQQWIDRCDNEFKTHLDHYKYADRFPEYPQAHYRELGCEFLNSIESTLSSANLDAGNKQSFLVGNQLSMADIAVFPFVRQFVNVDKSWFAEANYFCLKSWLTLLLDSDFFKAVMKNRPVWQERHLPLWVDEPNLETKNQFTQKAQG; this is encoded by the coding sequence ATGAATAAACACCCCATTTTATATTCTTATCGTCGTTGTCCTTATGCGATGCGGGCACGTATGGCGATTTATCTTTCTGGTATTCAAGTTGAGCAACGTGAGATTGTGTTTTGGGAGAAGCCTCAGCCAATGCTTGAAGCATCTCCAAAAGGTACGGTGCCGGTTTTAATATTGCCTGATGGAACAGCGATTGAAGAGAGCAGAGATATCATGCTTTGGGCGTTTAAACATGCCGTTGATAAAACAATTTACCAGGCCTGGTTATTTTCTGAAGGTTCTAAAGAAAATCAAGCAATCCAGCAATGGATTGACCGCTGTGATAATGAATTTAAAACACATTTAGACCATTATAAATATGCCGATCGATTTCCTGAATATCCACAGGCTCACTACCGAGAATTGGGTTGTGAGTTTTTAAATTCAATTGAATCTACCCTTTCTTCAGCCAATTTAGATGCCGGAAATAAACAAAGTTTTTTAGTCGGCAATCAATTGTCTATGGCGGATATTGCGGTATTTCCATTTGTGCGGCAGTTTGTGAATGTGGATAAAAGTTGGTTTGCAGAGGCAAATTATTTTTGCTTAAAATCTTGGTTAACTTTACTTCTAGATTCTGATTTTTTTAAAGCGGTAATGAAGAACAGGCCTGTTTGGCAAGAGAGGCATCTGCCTTTGTGGGTTGATGAACCCAATCTGGAAACAAAGAATCAATTTACCCAGAAGGCTCAAGGATGA
- a CDS encoding protein-methionine-sulfoxide reductase heme-binding subunit MsrQ: MAVNKNKILKITLFSFICSIPAWILVWRLFNDDLGANPVEFLEHSTGDWAIYFLLLTLSISPIQKLFKPNWNRWLFAMPLVRRTLGLSAFCYALLHLSVYVYFEMGLSLRDTIQDIIERPFILIGMLAFIMLIPLAITSTAGWQKRLKSRWKTLHKLVYPLTFLGILHYALLVKADLMMPLIYLSLFMILMAFRIKISR; encoded by the coding sequence ATGGCAGTAAATAAGAACAAAATACTCAAAATAACGCTTTTCAGTTTTATTTGTAGTATTCCTGCCTGGATATTAGTTTGGCGTTTATTTAATGATGACTTAGGTGCCAACCCGGTTGAATTTTTAGAGCATTCAACAGGCGATTGGGCAATTTACTTTTTACTGCTGACGTTAAGTATTTCACCCATTCAAAAGCTATTTAAACCTAACTGGAACCGTTGGCTTTTTGCGATGCCTTTAGTTCGCAGAACCTTGGGATTAAGTGCGTTTTGTTATGCATTACTGCACTTGAGTGTATATGTGTATTTTGAGATGGGATTATCACTACGAGATACCATTCAAGATATTATAGAAAGACCTTTTATTCTCATCGGAATGCTCGCTTTTATCATGCTCATTCCACTTGCCATTACCTCAACCGCTGGTTGGCAAAAACGGTTAAAAAGTCGTTGGAAAACGTTACATAAACTAGTTTATCCACTGACCTTTTTAGGTATATTACATTATGCCTTATTAGTAAAAGCTGACTTGATGATGCCTTTAATTTACTTAAGTTTATTTATGATTTTAATGGCATTTAGAATCAAAATATCACGTTAA
- the msrP gene encoding protein-methionine-sulfoxide reductase catalytic subunit MsrP: MKLTENQVTDEQLFMNRRQFIKGIAASGLLLSPLSAYALSFHKNNQYQPSLKLTDSEHVLHYNNFYELGTDKSDPFRNADSLITDNWQVVIEGECLKPKTFAMEDLLKLEQEERIYRFRCVEGWSMVVPWIGFPLSKLISQVEPTSKAKYVEFVSIEDSKNLPGQRFKILDWPYKEGLRMDEAIHPLTLMATGLYGKELANQNGAPIRLVVPWKYGFKSSKSIVKIRLVEKQPISSWMEATPSEYGFYSNVNPNVSHPRWSQAKERPLGSFFKQKTLMFNGYEKEVADMYKGMDLKKYF; this comes from the coding sequence ATGAAATTGACTGAAAATCAAGTGACTGATGAACAACTGTTTATGAACCGTCGCCAGTTTATAAAAGGGATTGCCGCTTCAGGATTACTGCTTTCTCCATTAAGTGCTTATGCATTAAGTTTTCACAAAAATAATCAGTATCAACCCTCCCTTAAACTAACCGATTCAGAACATGTTTTGCATTACAACAACTTCTACGAATTGGGAACGGATAAATCAGATCCGTTTCGTAACGCAGACAGTTTAATTACCGATAACTGGCAAGTCGTCATTGAAGGTGAGTGTTTGAAACCTAAAACTTTTGCGATGGAAGACTTGCTCAAACTTGAACAAGAAGAACGTATTTATCGTTTCAGGTGTGTTGAAGGTTGGTCGATGGTCGTACCTTGGATTGGCTTTCCACTCTCTAAACTGATTAGTCAAGTTGAGCCAACCAGCAAAGCAAAATATGTAGAATTTGTTAGCATTGAAGACAGCAAAAATTTGCCTGGTCAGCGTTTTAAAATATTAGATTGGCCTTACAAAGAAGGTTTGCGTATGGATGAAGCCATACACCCATTAACATTAATGGCAACTGGTTTATATGGCAAAGAACTAGCTAATCAAAATGGAGCTCCTATTCGTTTAGTCGTTCCTTGGAAATATGGTTTTAAAAGCAGTAAATCCATTGTTAAAATTCGTTTGGTTGAAAAACAACCCATTAGTAGCTGGATGGAAGCAACGCCCTCTGAGTATGGCTTTTATTCAAACGTAAATCCTAATGTCTCGCATCCGCGTTGGTCACAAGCTAAAGAGCGGCCTTTGGGCTCGTTCTTTAAACAAAAAACCCTAATGTTTAATGGCTATGAGAAAGAAGTAGCTGACATGTATAAAGGCATGGATTTAAAAAAATATTTTTAA